In Eublepharis macularius isolate TG4126 chromosome 4, MPM_Emac_v1.0, whole genome shotgun sequence, the following are encoded in one genomic region:
- the CBX8 gene encoding chromobox protein homolog 8 — MELSAVGERVFAAEALLKRRIRKGRMEYLVKWKGWSQKYSTWEPEENILDARLLAAFEEREREMELYGPKKRGPKPKTFLLKAQAKAKAKTYEFRSDSARGIRVPYPGRSPQELGSTSRAREGLRQIPLPPQSSSTTLTTSPSRVETIQENRVGAEEERSEASLKKRGPKPRKELYKDLPETADVASKRKPVEPGDKVVVDYLKARKLEEAANPGAAKFSAGHSVIQLARRREPELPSTVSSPRVEGGLKLGAPDPYPPRLTKHRADFLDPKGQSGLELGASKILHSSATQGSLYREGLGTQAGRPSLIARIPVSRILGDPEEEAWSPSLNNLEKVVVTDVTSNFLTVTIKESSTDQGFFKEKR; from the exons ATGGAGCTCTCCGCCGTGGGCGAGCGGGTGTTCGCGGCCGAGGCCTTGCTGAAGAGACGCATCCGCAAA GGTCGTATGGAGTATCTGGTGAAATGGAAGGGCTGGTCTCAGAA GTACAGCACTTGGGAACCTGAGGAAAACATTCTAGATGCTCGTCTGCTTGCAGCTTTTGAGGAAAG GGAAAGAGAAATGGAACTTTATGGTCCTAAGAAACGAGGTCCCAAACCGAAAACCTTCTTGTTAAAG GCCCAGGCAAAAGCCAAAGCTAAAACCTATGAATTCCGTAGTGACTCTGCTAGAGGAATCCGGGTGCCTTATCCGGGAAGGTCCCCCCAGGAACTGGGTTCCACTTCCCGGGCGAGGGAAGGACTGAGACAGATCCCCCTGCCCCCTCAAAGCAGCTCAACCACATTGACCACCAGCCCCTCCCGAGTGGAGACAATCCAGGAAAACAGGGTTGGGGCTGAAGAGGAGCGATCTGAAGCATCCTTAAAAAAACGAGGCCCAAAGCCCAGGAAAGAGCTTTACAAAGACCTGCCCGAGACTGCTGATGTCGCCTCCAAGAGGAAGCCAGTGGAACCAGGGGACAAGGTGGTGGTGGATTACCTGAAGGCCAGGAAGCTGGAGGAGGCTGCAAACCCTGGGGCAGCCAAGTTCAGTGCGGGACACAGTGTCATCCAGTTAGCCCGGAGACGGGAGCCTGAATTGCCCAGTACTGTTTCGAGCCCCAGAGTAGAAGGTGGCTTGAAGCTGGGAGCGCCTGATCCTTACCCTCCTAGACTAACCAAGCACAGGGCCGATTTTCTGGATCCAAAGGGGCAAAGTGGTTTGGAACTGGGCGCCTCTAAGATCTTACACAGCTCTGCAACCCAAGGCAGTTTATACCGAGAGGGGCTTGGGACCCAGGCTGGCAGGCCTTCCCTCATTGCTCGCATCCCAGTCTCCAGGATTTTGGGGGACCCTGAAGAAGAAGCTTGGAGCCCCTCTCTCAACaacttggagaaagtggttgTGACTGACGTGACATCAAATTTCTTAACAGTTACCATTAAGGAAAGCAGCACAGACCAAGGATTCTTCAAGGAAAAGCGATGA
- the CBX2 gene encoding chromobox protein homolog 2, whose translation MEELSSVGEQVFAAECILSKRLRKGKLEYLVKWRGWSSKHNSWEPEENILDPRLLLAFQKKEHEKEVQNRKKGKRPRGRPRKNVEPEAPPKSKSSSSSSSTSSSSSSSDEEDESDIDTKRGQRSRESHPVPQKKAQILVAKPDNKDSVRKKRGRKPLPPEQKVAKRTVNLTKVLKTNRKEIGGGGGGAKLVGKMQPQHSAQSSGIAMLKSHMKEAQGAFGGFCSGASSTDNLASIMKGNSPGSPNCGISWQSSIVHYMSRMSQNQSSPDPSAVGRLTLKSATSCKSSLGLDLKLKNQKSAGDLELTVQGSKVTKRLSGGVLGEQKTGFGAGAQNLHNGNKVSASSPSSQLVSNQELNLQALNLQSVKNGPNSTGGSILPRHACGTVAKSAGGTVAMSTGVAKGSGPAIGPNAANSDTDAHKNEKPAQRTATSEKDATTKSTAPSAQEGCATAENHKTAALSEMSTGEEETSSDSERDSASFPGAGQNLSVSIQTSQDWKPTRSLIEHVFVTDVTANLITVTVKESPTSVGFFNLRHY comes from the exons GCATAACAGCTGGGAACCCGAAGAGAATATTCTCGATCCCAGACTTCTGCTTGCCTTTCAGAAGAA AGAACATGAGAAAGAGGTCCAAAatcggaagaagggaaagagaccGAGAGGCAGGCCCAGGAAAAATGTT GAACCTGAGGCACCACCAAAGAGCAAATCCAGCAGTTCTTCTTCATCAACTTCCTCTTCATCTTCCTCTTCTGATGAAGAGGATGAAAGTGACATCGATACAAAGAGAGGTCAGCGTAGCCGAGAGAGTCACCCTGTGCCACAAAAGAAAGCTCAGATTCTGGTTGCCAAACCTGACAACAAGGACTCTGTTAGGAAGAAGCGAGGGCGGAAGCCGTTGCCTCCAGAGCAGAAGGTAGCCAAGAGGACCGTCAACCTAACAAAGGTGCTGAAAACTAACCGGAAAGAAATAGGgggtggaggaggtggagccaagcTGGTGGGCAAGATGCAACCCCAACACAGTGCCCAGAGCTCGGGCATCGCCATGCTGAAGTCCCACATGAAAGAAGCCCAAGGTGCGTTCGGTGGGTTTTGTTCTGGAGCATCTTCTACCGACAACCTCGCCAGTATTATGAAAGGGAACTCGCCTGGAAGCCCGAACTGTGGCATCAGTTGGCAGAGCTCCATTGTCCATTATATGAGCAGGATGTCACAGAACCAGAGTTCGCCGGATCCTTCAGCGGTGGGGCGGCTGACCCTCAAGTCAGCCACGTCCTGCAAGAGTAGCTTAGGACTGGATTTAAAACTGAAGAACCAGAAAAGTGCCGGAGATCTGGAGTTGACTGTACAAGGGTCCAAAGTGACCAAGAGGCTTAGTGGCGGTGTTCTAGGGGAACAAAAAACAGGGTTTGGCGCTGGTGCTCAGAATTTGCACAATGGCAACAAGGTTTCTGCCAGCTCTCCCAGCAGCCAGCTAGTTTCCAATCAGGAACTCAATCTCCAAGCTTTAAATCTACAGAGTGTGAAAAATGGACCAAATTCCACTGGTGGGAGCATCCTTCCTCGGCATGCTTGTGGAACTGTGGCCAAAAGTGCTGGTGGCACTGTAGCTATGAGCACAGGTGTGGCCAAGGGCAGTGGGCCAGCCATCGGACCTAACGCTGCAAATTCAGATACAGATGCTCACAAAAACGAGAAGCCGGCACAAAGAACAGCTACGAGTGAGAAAGATGCGACAACGAAAAGCACTGCCCCAAGTGCCCAGGAGGGATGCGCCACAGCAGAAAATCACAAAACGGCAGCTCTGTCAGAAATGAGCACAGGAGAAGAGGAAACTAGTTCTGATTCTGAGAGAGATTCTGCTTCTTTCCCCGGAGCAGGCCAGAATTTGTCTGTCTCCATCCAGACTAGCCAGGATTGGAAGCCCACTCGTAGTCTTATCGAACATGTCTTTGTCACAGACGTGACAGCTAACCTGATCACAGTGACAGTCAAGGAATCCCCCACCAGTGTTGGCTTTTTTAATCTTAGACATTATTGA